One window of the Podospora pseudocomata strain CBS 415.72m chromosome 7, whole genome shotgun sequence genome contains the following:
- the SMC3 gene encoding Structural maintenance of chromosomes protein 3 (COG:D; EggNog:ENOG503NWDY), translating to MHIKQIIIQGFKSYKEQTVIEPFSPKTNVIVGRNGSGKSNFFAAIRFVLSDAYTNMSREERQALLHEGSGSAVMSAYVEIIFDNTDKRFSEPGDEVVIRRTIALKKDEYSVDRKVQTRADVLKILETAGFAKENPFYIVPQGRIAAITNMKESERLNLLKEIAGTNTYDDRRIQSLKIMAETNSKRDKIDETLVYIKERLRELEEEKDELRDFQDKDRERRCLEYAHWHRLQKTNAETLEQVEEARQGGAGASTKDRAQLRKTEKEIAVLDQKAHELRQALEYLTIERRQLDDDRKDAARARAKAELKTKHLDESRHVREQTRQRQEAELQEVRQKIQQAEAELVRVQPEYEKLKAEEAEIKTQRDSVAAGRKRLLVKQTRSSQFKNKAERDAYLRNEIQEATSSLGLQKANAMDAREQVQQVESSIAQLEQSIQHIRARMESYGGNRTALFEKLTKAQEAREQLEEERKRLRREDDRLSSQISSTRMDRDQAESHLSHAMDSATSKGLATIRRLKQEKNIPGAYGTLAELMSVPMDAYKLPVEQVAGNSLFHYIVDNQATATMLSDHLYKNYGGRLTFVPLEQIRPRQVKMPRASDAQPLISKIEFDPLYEKAFQQVFGRTIICPSLAIASQYSRSHGLDAITPEGDTTNKRGAMTGGYVDARRSRLDAVQKVSKLREIYEAQLADAAKIRKEIEVIDQKVTAARGEETKIQQQMRRFDQDYDPLKGELQSKNSQLERQRAHYESALSHLAEVEKNMKELDDSILASQNELAQDFKKTLSASEEQELERLGNELSALQKEFKAISTKRIDLEGRKKSLEQELNTHLRPQEDQLRSQAFEATTAGGTESFKDAQKELKKAQKLAAEAEASLKENEQQTEQTSSELTQVEAQKAQKEQELQELQRRIEQYQKKMEKAIQTRARLISQAAEYAKNIRDLGILPEEAFGKYEKMKSEQIETRLAKVNQALKKYKHINKKAFDQYNSFTTQRDNLLKRRKELDTSQASIETLIEHLDQEKDEAIERTFKQVSKEFSTIFEKLVPAGHGRLVIQRKADRAKNRAANNDSDEEGVSGVESYTGVGISVSFNSKVMDEQQKIQQLSGGQKSLCALCLIFALQAAESSPFVIFDEVDANLDAQYRTAVASLLQSISEEQKTQFICTTFRPEIVHVADKCYGVTFHNKTSTIDCVRTEDALNFVDGQKK from the exons ATGCATATCAAACAGATTATTATCCAGGGCTTCAAGAG CTACAAGGAACAAACCGTCATCGAACCTTTCTCTCCAAAGACCAATGTCATTGTCGGGCGCAATGGCTCTGGCAAGAGTAACTTCTTCGCTGCGATCCGATTCGTTCTCAGCGATGCCTACACCAACATGAGCCGCGAAGAGCGGCAGGCTCTGCTGCACGAAGGATCAGGCTCTGCGGTCATGTCGGCCTATGTCGAGATCATCTTCGACAACACCGACAAGCGTTTCAGCGAACCGGGCGATGAGGTGGTGATTCGGCGGACGATTGCCCTCAAGAAGGACGAATATTCCGTCGATCGAAAGGTCCAGACCCGCGCAGATGTGTTGAAGATTCTCGAGACGGCCGGTTTCGCCAAGGAAAACCCATTCTACATTGTACCCCAGGGTCGCATCGcggccatcaccaacatgaaGGAGTCCGAGAGGCTCAACCTTCTAAAGGAAATAGCGGGTACCAACACCTATGACGACCGGAGGATACAGTCGCTCAAGATCATGGCCGAAACCAACAGCAAGCGCGACAAGATTGACGAGACTCTGGTGTACATAAAGGAACGACTtagggagttggaggaagaaaaggacgAGCTTCGCGACTTTCAGGACAAGGACAGGGAACGCAGGTGTCTCGAGTATGCCCACTGGCACCGTCTGCAAAAGACCAATGCTGAGACTCTTGAGCAAGTGGAGGAAGCCAGGCAAGGGGGGGCAGGGGCCTCTACGAAAGATCGTGCCCAACTCCGAAagacggagaaggagattgcTGTTCTGGACCAGAAGGCCCACGAACTCAGACAAGCTCTGGAGTACCTCACTATCGAACGGCGCCAACTGGATGACGACCGCAAGGACGCGGCTAGGGCGCGTGCCAAGGCCGAGCTGAAGACCAAGCATTTGGACGAGAGCAGGCATGTCCGCGAACAAACACGACAAAGGCAGGAAGCCGAGCTTCAGGAGGTCAGGCAAAAGATTCAACAAGCCGAAGCAGAGCTCGTCAGAGTGCAGCCCGAATACGAGAAGCTGAAGGCTGAAGAGGCTGAGATCAAGACTCAAAGAGActctgttgctgctgggcgaaAACGACTTCTTGTCAAACAGACCAGAAGCAGTCAgttcaagaacaaggcgGAACGCGATGCATATCTTCGCAATGAAATCCAGGAGGCGACATCATCTCTCGGTCTCCAAAAAGCGAACGCCATGGACGCGAGGGAGCAAGTTCAGCAAGTGGAAAGTTCAATTGCGCAGCTTGAACAGTCCATTCAGCATATCAGGGCCAGAATGGAAAGCTATGGAGGCAACCGCACTGCTCTTTTTGAGAAGTTGACCAAGGCGCAGGAGGCCAGGGAACAGCTTGAAGAGGAACGAAAGCGGCTTCGTCGTGAGGATGACCGGCTCAGCTCGCAGatcagcagcaccaggaTGGACAGAGACCAAGCAGAATCGCATCTCTCACATGCTATGGATTCGGCGACGTCCAAGGGTCTTGCCACTATTCGAAGGCTTAAGCAGGAGAAGAATATTCCCGGCGCTTACGGGACGCTGGCAGAGTTGATGAGTGTGCCGATGGATGCCTACAAGCTGCCAGTGGAACAGGTCGCAGGAAACAGCCTGTTTCACTACATCGTGGATAACCAGGCCACAGCGACGATGCTGTCTGATCACCTGTATAAGAATTACGGCGGTAGACTTACCTTTGTGCCCCTCGAACAGATTCGCCCAAGGCAGGTTAAGATGCCGAGGGCGTCCGACGCCCAGCCCCTCATCAGCAAGATTGAGTTCGACCCATTATATGAGAAAGCATTCCAGCAAGTATTTGGCCGGACCATCATCTGCCCAAGTCTGGCTATCGCTTCTCAGTACTCACGCTCACACGGCCTTGACGCCATCACTCCCGAAGGCGACACAACCAACAAGAGGGGCGCAATGACGGGTGGTTATGTCGATGCCAGGAGATCACGTCTGGACGCGGTTCAAAAGGTCAGCAAACTGCGTGAGATCTACGAGGCACAGTTGGCAGATGCTGCCAAAATCAGAAAGGAGATCGAGGTGATAGATCAGAAGGTCACGGCAGCAAGGGGCGAGGAAACCAAGATTCAGCAACAAATGCGCCGCTTCGACCAGGATTATGACCCTCTCAAGGGCGAGCTTCAGAGCAAAAATTCGCAGCTTGAACGCCAGCGGGCTCATTACGAGTCTGCATTGTCACACTTGGCCGAAGTGGAGAAGAACATGAAGGAGTTGGACGATTCCATTCTGGCATCGCAAAACGAATTGGCCCAGGACTTTAAGAAGACCCTGTCAGCGAGTGAGGAGCAAGAGCTCGAGCGCCTAGGCAATGAGTTGAGCGCTCTGCAGAAGGAGTTCAAGGCGATCAGCACAAAGCGGATTGATCTTGAAGGTCGCAAAAAGTCTCTTGAGCAGGAGCTGAACACCCATCTCCGACCTCAGGAAGATCAACTTCGAAGCCAGGCTTTCGAGGCCACGACGGCAGGTGGTACTGAAAGCTTCAAAGACGCTCAGAAGGAACTCAAGAAGGCTCAAAAgctggcggcggaggcggaggcgtcTTTGAAGGAGAACGAGCAGCAGACGGAGCAGACAAGCAGTGAGCTGACCCAGGTAGAAGCTCAAAAGGCGCAAAAGGAACAGGAGCTCCAGGAACTGCAAAGGCGTATTGAGCAATaccagaagaagatggagaaggccaTTCAGACGAGGGCTCGCCTCATCAGCCAGGCTGCTGAGTATGCCAAGAATATTAGAGATTTGGGTATTCTGCCTGAGGAAGCTTTTGGCAAGTATGAGAAGATGAAATCCGAGCAG ATCGAAACCAGACTTGCCAAGGTCAACCAAGCCCTCAAGAAGTACAAGCACATCAACAAGAAGGCCTTTGATCAGTACAACAGCTTTACCACACAGCGAGACAACTTGCTGAAGCGCCGGAAAGAACTTGATACCTCGCAGGCCTCTATTGAGACGCTCATTGAGCATCTTGATCAGGAGAAGGACGAGGCCATTGAGCGTACCTTCAAGCAGGTGTCGAAGGAATTCTCCACCATCTTTGAGAAGCTTGTTCCAGCTGGTCACGGACGTCTTGTCATTCAACGCAAGGCGGACCGTGCCAAGAACAGAGCTGCGAATAATGActcggatgaggagggtgtcaGTGGGGTTGAGAGCTATACTGGTGTTGGCATCAGTGTGTCTTTTAACTCGAAGGTCATGGACGAGCAGCAGAAGATTCAGCAGCTCAGTGGTGGTCAGAAGA GTTTGTGCGCTCTATGCTTGATTTTCGCCCTCCAAGCGGCAGAGTCCAGCCCGTTTGTCATCTTTGACGAGGTCGACGCCAACCTCGACGCACAGTACCGTACGGCAGTGGCCAGCCTCTTGCAGTCGATTTCGGAGGAGCAAAAGACGCAGTTTATCTGCACGACTTTCAGGCCGGAGATTGTGCATGTTGCTGACAAGTGCTACGGTGTGACGTTTCACAACAAGACGAGCACGATTGACTGTGTGAGGACGGAGGATGCGCTCAACTTTGTTGATGGGCAGAagaagtag
- the CDC37 gene encoding hsp90 co-chaperone Cdc37 (COG:D; EggNog:ENOG503NVWJ; BUSCO:EOG09262SMG) produces MPVDYSKWDALELSDDSDIEVHPNVDKRSFIRAKQNQIHQQRQERKLHIEQYKYERIVNNGLISRISSLLSALQSHAEEAKTKNPAEVAFRAVMESAAGLDPKDDMPPPRPEALQAAVGGEPLPSYTKMMATLLDQVNKALDERGVGQEGRYEGMVGEIGEHLKKVEGLQGELEKKLAELEREEARKITSEGIHTGFDSTHINKSSGGSKAEGGGSKESGKVELLNPNYTPPEALPAPSERVEGGDDDDDEVTASPAAVKFANIKSSDYRESHAWLSSHPEILTEKETDGILIMAFDAQLENRSDYARNCVHQALLIQYCRALGRDGVALFFKRITTPGHKAQEVFYKDVQDTYMKIKNRSREINLQRAKDEAEGKGEGVEQIQLHAVDPGTVINIRIPPKDSEDLDVQVGRAIFESFTPEMQKALETGSLEEVNKVLGKMSVEDAEEVVGKLSESGCLSVEEEVIDATTEEGKQKIKKLEQEAKEQEKEEQENKGQEAKYADDPE; encoded by the exons ATGCCTGTAGACTACAGCAAGTGG GACGCCCTCGAGCTCTCGGACGACTCCGACATCGAAGTGCACCCCAACGTCGACAAGCGCTCCTTCATCCGCGCAAAGCAGAACCAGATCCACCAGCAGCGCCAAGAGCGCAAGCTCCATATCGAGCAGTACAAGTACGAGCGCATCGTCAACAATGGGCTCATCTCGCGcatctcgagcttgcttTCGGCCCTCCAGTCCCATGCTGAGGAGGCCAAGACAAAAAACCCGGCTGAGGTTGCCTTCagggcggtgatggagtcGGCTGCGGGGTTGGATCCGAAGGATGACATGCCGCCTCCACGGCCGGAGGCGCTGCAGGCggctgttgggggggagCCGCTGCCGAGTTATACCAAGATGATGGCTACGTTGCTTGATCAGGTGAATAAGGCTTTGgatgagaggggggtggggcaggaggggaggtatgaggggatggtgggggagattgGGGAGCATTTGAAAAAGGTGGAGGGTTTgcagggggagttggagaagaaacTGGCGGAGTTGGAacgggaggaggcgaggaagattaCTAGTGAGGGGATTCATACTGGTTTTGACTCGACGCATATCAATAAATCGAGTGGGGGGTCGAAggcggagggcggggggagtAAGGAGAGTGGGAAGGTGGAGTTGTTGAATCCGAATTATACCCCTCCTGAGGCGTTGCCTGCGCCGAGTGagagggtggaagggggggatgatgacgacgacgaggttaCGGCTTCGCCGGCGGCGGTCAAGTTTGCGAATATCAAGTCGAGTGATTATAGGGAGTCGCATGCTTGGTTGAGCAGTCATCCGGAGATTTTGACGGAGAAGGAGACGGATGGGATTTTGATCATGGCGTTTGATGCGCAGCTGGAGAACAGGTCTGATTACGCGCGGAACTGTGTTCATCAGGCGTTGCTTATTCAGTATTGTCGGGCGTTGGGCAGGGATGGGGTTGCGTTGTTCTTCAAGCGGATTACTACTCCCGGACACAAGGCTCAGGAGGTCTTTTACAAGGATGTGCAGGATACGTATATGAAGATCAAGAACAGGTCGAGGGAGATTAACCTGCAGAGGGCGAAggatgaggcggaggggaagggggagggggtggagcaGATTCAGCTTCATGCGGTTGATCCGGGGACTGTGATTAACATCAGGATCCCGCCGAAGGATAGCGAGGATTTGGATGTACAAGTTGGACGGGCGATTTTTGAGAGCTTCACGCCCGAGATGCAGAAGGCGCTGGAGACGgggagtttggaggaggttaaTAAGGTGCTGGGGAAGATGAGTGTtgaggatgcggaggaggttgttgggaagCTGAGTGAG TCTGGTTGTTTgagtgttgaggaggaggtcattGATGCTACGACTGAGGAGGGCAAGCAGAAGATTaagaagctggagcaggaggctaaggagcaggagaaggaggagcaggagaataAGGGGCAGGAGGCCAAGTATGCTGATGATCCGGAGTGA
- a CDS encoding hypothetical protein (EggNog:ENOG503PMHP), producing the protein MAEPSPSTNAGPNTAVIHDDPDSDDDEVLDIGKVLRQKANSSKPSTTRATLDPPPPGSLAAEAQARPVPETPAKKRGLGWLDESPITPAVGINTTTDTPVTVPHQTQSAHRQAIPYRASVTSPEAQREHNRSNRSKEERERERLQTLEKLNAKRQATKTRASDDGRSQGGHPSSSRLPVVDLRTPSASKVPSVADTSSSRRSRAKLEERRRRKEMEKATREAKRSRQKSTPSQPIPSTPPPPPPTFQTAEPRAVDREISRAIRHTPITVGDAAERRPNEIKAHGAEAYRSGANRGTLTVDSLEETATTGADEAVFVLAKRHAEAEARKPKTRVVTGMESGDVQRDARPYGVSRDQPASAGPSRLQQPRNQGTGAITTPTRGRKCDRCTRMKRPCTFGQPCSWCQIADVQCVYFSNVGTLDLQPAERPERPETESFVDKQYRLSLPQPGFQESQPISMPPPPPRPPPPRPRSSSCSPPPEPKSPAIDAVSAIDVFGEDIIVYQYVVYRTQKLPVVEGEEDPEEKRGDYAIRCSEHSKLADANRQVEVRMQRPKKGVVAKGWKYRPGLDEAQRPGLMDVRVDYGKEGGVEFFWVEVETRDLAGVVEVRGGRGGGELMVERVAGEVYRRWRFDVWGVVVVKREDLAVRKREQRLVFDCSGVEDRGVQTGEEMEVDDEVEVEEEVGVEENVVVEEDVEMTNFGDGMEEETPIEAAGESQLTGTTQADTQNTTDAAPKRDLPNWHPDYDADSDESDDDDDDDDDDDDDEDHVSPFERNPPYNPPTPVILPPQTNVLVLLTVTPTLHGSYTNPHRANIAALRVLLSEARPRNNYMNDNIHYSSVFKPTQMLQFEEDGLDQEMTRALFNVTWRPPGDTPTEKYKWEFEELRVWVTETELKGAIDLSDFVVRDGEGDGWVVRKGKKKAVAEEVENGVENRVEQVVEEVEGEASEEE; encoded by the exons ATGGCAGAGCCTTCACCTAGCACCAATGCTGGTCCAAACACTGCGGTCATTCATGATGATCCAGATtccgatgacgatgaggtgCTCGATATTGGCAAAGTCTTGAGACAAAAGGCCAACAGTTCGAAGCCTTCTACGACCAGAGCAACATTGgaccccccgccccctgGTAGTTTGGCCGCAGAAGCACAAGCAAGACCTGTCCCGGAGACGCCAGCCAAAAAACGAGGGTTGGGATGGCTGGATGAGAGCCCCATCACTCCAGCCGTGGGCATAAACACTACCACAGACACGCCGGTCACAGTCCCACACCAAACGCAGAGCGCTCATCGGCAGGCCATTCCGTATCGGGCTTCAGTGACCTCGCCAGAGGCCCAGCGTGAGCATAACAGGTCCAATAGAAgcaaggaagagagagagcgtGAAAGACTCCAGACACTTGAAAAGCTCAACGCCAAACGCCAGGCTACCAAGACTCGGGCGTCTGATGATGGGAGATCTCAGGGGGGCCACCCTAGCTCCTCAAGGCTGCCGGTTGTTGATCTGAGGACGCCGTCTGCCAGTAAGGTGCCTTCTGTGGCAGATACGAGCTCATCTCGCCGTTCACGGGCTAAACTGGAGGAAAGAAGGCGGAGAaaggagatggaaaaggctACTCGCGAAGCCAAGCGATCTCGTCAGAAATCAACGCCATCTCAACCGATTCCATCtacacctccacctccgccccctACCTTTCAAACCGCGGAGCCCCGAGCCGTTGATAGAGAGATATCAAGGGCAATCCGACACACTCCAATCACTGTGGGTGACGCTGCCGAGAGGAGACCGAATGAAATCAAAGCCCACGGAGCAGAGGCCTACCGGAGCGGTGCGAATAGGGGGACATTGACAGTTGATTCCCTGGAAGAGACAGCAACCACGGGCGCTGATGAGGCTGTCTTCGTCCTGGCAAAGAGGCATGCCGAAGCTGAAGCTCGGAAGCCAAAGACCCGTGTTGTTACCGGGATGGAAAGTGGTGATGTTCAACGGGATGCTCGGCCTTATGGCGTTTCTCGGGATCAACCTGCTTCTGCCGGGCCCAGTCGGCTTCAGCAGCCACGTAATCAAGGTACTGGAGCTATCACCACACCAACTCGTGGCCGGAAGTGTGATCGCTGCACCAGGATGAAGAGGCCATGCACCTTTGGACAGCCCTGTTCGTGGTGTCAGATCGCTGACGTACAGTGCGTCTACTTTTCGAACGTTGGCACACTGGATCTACAGCCAGCTGAGCGTCCTGAGAGACCAGAGACAGAGAGTTTTGTTGATAAACAGTATCGACTATCTTTGCCTCAACCTGGGTTCCAGGAATCTCAACCTATTAGcatgccaccaccgcctccacg tcctcctccgccacgtCCCAGGAGTTCGAGTtgttcccctcctcctgagcCTAAATCTCCTGCCATTGACGCCGTTTCTGCCATTGACGTCTTTGGCGAAGACATAATAGTTTATCAATACGTCGTCTACAGGACTCAGAAACTccctgttgttgagggggaggaagatccggaggagaagaggggagaCTATGCTATCCGGTGTAGTGAGCACAGCAAGTTGGCCGATGCTAATAGGCAGGTTGAGGTGCGGATGCAGAGGCcgaagaagggggttgtggcAAAAGGTTGGAAGTACAGGCCTGGGTTAGATGAGGCGCAGAGACCTGGGTTGATGGATGTGAGGGTTGATtatgggaaggaagggggggtggagttTTTCTGGGTGGAGGTCGAGACGAGGGAtttggcgggggtggtggaggttagGGGTggtaggggggggggggagttgatggttgagagggtggctggggaggtttataggaggtggaggtttgatgtttggggggttgtggtcgttaagagggaggatttggcggtgaggaagagggagcaGAGGTTGGTTTTTGATTGTAGTGGGGTGGAGGATAGGGGGGTGCAGACTG GTGAGGAGATGGAAGTGGacgatgaggtggaggtggaggaagaagttggggttgaagagaacgtcgtggtggaagaggacgTCGAGATGACCAACTTTGGTGACGGGATGGAAGAAGAGACACCAATCGAAGCAGCCGGAGAATCTCAACTGACAGGCACAACACAAGCCGATACCCAAAACACTACCGATGCAGCACCAAAGAGAGACCTCCCCAACTGGCACCCCGACTACGACGCCGATTCCGACGAgtcagacgacgacgacgacgacgacgacgacgatgacgatgacgaagaccATGTCTCCCCGTTCGAGCGTAACCCACCTtacaacccacccacccccgtcatcctcccaccccaaaccaacgtcctcgtcctcttgACCGTCACGCCCACCCTCCACGGTAGctacaccaacccccaccgtGCCAACATCGCCGCACTGCGAGTCCTCCTGTCTGAAGCCAGGCCGAGAAACAACTACATGAACGACAACATCCACTACAGCTCCGTCTTCAAGCCCACCCAGATGCTCCAGTTCGAGGAAGACGGTCTGGATCAAGAGATGACGAGGGCTCTGTTCAACGTCACGTGGCGCCCACCGGGTGACACACCCACTGAGAAGTACAAgtgggagtttgaggagttgAGGGTGTGGGTTACGGAGACGGAGTTGAAGGGGGCTATTGATTTGAGTGATTTTGTGGTcagggatggggagggggatgggtgggtagttaggaaggggaagaagaaggctgtggCTGAGGAAGTTGAAAATGGGGTTGAGAATAGGGTGGAgcaggtggttgaggaggtggagggggaggcgtCAGAGGAGGAGTAA